The genomic DNA GTCGCCGCCGGATGAGGCCCAGGACCCCGAGCACCACGACCGGGACCGACAGGACCGCGAGGTAGGACCCCGGCCCGCCCGGGTGCAGCAGCGCGAGCTGCCACGGCTGGGCGGGTGCCGCGGTGTCGAGCGCGCCCGGACCGGCGAGCAGCCCCCGCGAGTCGGCGCGCAGCCGGTCGAACGTCCACGGTCCGAGCAGCGCCCACGGTCCGAGCAGGACGACCGCAGCGCGCAGCCGCGCCCAGCCGGTGCCGACGAGGAGCACACCCAGGGCGACGAACGACACAGCCACGAGCAGGACGGGCGCGAACGCACCCAGGAGAGCCGTGACCAGCACCGTCGCGAACGTCAGCGGCACCGCGGCTGTACGACGGCCGACCGCGAACGCACCCGCGAGCGCGAGCGGCAGCAGCACGTGGGCGACCACCGGACCGAGACGGCCGGATGCGACGCCCGTGGAGAGGGTGGCAAGACCGGCCCAGGCCAGGCCCGCGACCGCGCGCGGCCACTGCGCTCGCGTCACGGCCCGGCCTGCGACGTAGGCCGACACCCCGGACAGCGGGACGGCGAGGACGAGCAACCAGGCCACTGCGGTCGCGGCGGTCGTCGTGTCGTCGACCCAGGGCAGGGCCTGGACCGCGCGGGCCAGCACGCTCAGGACGGGCAGGAACGGCTGCTCGGGCAGGTCCGAGCCGAGGCCGGCTCCGACCCAGTGATCGCTCCACAGGTGCCGGACGCCGGACGCATCGGTGTCGAACGAGCGCAGCTCACCCCCCTGAAGTCCCTGCGCAGTGCCGCGCAGCGCGTCGGAGGTCAGCAGCCCGCGCCACCAGACCGCCGTGCTCGCCACGAGGGCGATCGTCATCCAGAGCCCGGCATGCCGGGCGGTACGCCGACCCCACGTCGTGCGGACCTGGACCAGCTCGGCCGCTTCGTCGCCCTCAGGCCCGGCCTCCAGCCGCGCCGAGTCTTCGAGCAGCTCGGGCTCGCGAGGGGCGGGCGTGACGGCGTCACGGACGGCGTCCCAGGCATGGTGGGTCGCCGCGCCGAGGGGGACGAACAGCGCTCCGAGGTGCGTGGGACGCGTCCGCGCCCGGCCGACGAAACGTGCCCGCGCTCCGAGCACTCGGCGCAGGCCGAACGGTGCGCTCGCCTGGCTGAGCTCGGCGAGCGCGTAGCGGGGGCGCTTGACCGCCAGCAGCACCAGACCCAGCACCAGACAGCTGAGCAGGGTCCACAGCGCGATGACGGGGAGCCCGAGCCACGAGCAGCGCGCCAGCGCGACCTGCCGGTGTCGACGCAAGGTGCGCGCCGACTGCGGAGCGGGAAGGCCGGAGTCACCGTGGCGTCGCAGCGACCGCGGGGTCCGGGAGGGACGCGCGTCGACGTCGTCGACGGGTTCGGAGCGCACCGTCGTACCGCCGACGTCCTGGCTGACCCGAGCCTGCGGGACGACGACGACCTGGTGGCCGAGGAGGTGGGTACGCCAGCACAGGTCGAGGCCGTCGCCGTCGCCGTCGAACGCCGGGTCGAATCCTCCGAGCGAGAGATAGACGTCGCGCCGGATCAGCATCCCCGAGCTGGACACCGCAAGGACGTCGTGGCGGTCGTCGTACTGGCCCTGGTCGGGCTCGCCCTGCATCGCCCCGCCGACGTGGCGACCCGTGCGGGTGACGTCGAGCCCGACGTTGACGAGCCGCTCCGGATCGCTCAGCTCGACCACCTTGCAGCCGGCGATCCCGATGCGCTCGGATCGTGAGACGACGCGCAGCAGAGCGGCGAGCGCCCCGGGTGCCGGAGCGGAGTCCTCGTGCAGCAGCCACAGCCACTCGTACTTGTCACGCGGACGGACATCACGCTTGCGAGCACGTCGCCGCACCCGGCGGGCGACCACGGCGTCCTCGCCCGGACGGGGCAGGGCCTCGACGGCGGTGTCGACGATCGCGGCGAACGCGCTGTGCGCCGGCACGGTGACGACGGACACGTCAGCGAAGGTGTCGGCGAGGTCGGAGCGCTGGTCGAGCAGATCGCGCACCGAGCGCTCCGGTGTGGCGTCCACCAGCACCAGCCGCTCGGGACCCTCGTCAAGGGCTGCGAGCGCCTGCAGCGTGCGGTCGAGCCACGAGGTCCGGGCGTGCTGGACCACCAGCAGAGCGGTGACGGCGAGCGGGCTCGCCTCGGAGTCCTCCCCTGCCAGCGACCAGTCCAGCCCGGGTGTCGCGGCTGCGGTCGCGCGCGCGTCGATCATCGTCATGCGTTCACGCACCCGACGCGTCGGTCGCCGTCGTCATGCACCGACCATGCCAGTCAGGCCGGTCGCCCCCAAGGTGACGCGCGGGTCAGACCGCGCGCTTCTTCAGCTTTCGGCGCTCTCGCTCCGAAAGACCGCCCCAGATACCGAACCGCTCGTCGTGCTCGAGGGCGTACTCGAGGCACTCGGAGCGGACCTCGCACCCGACGCAGACCTTCTTGGCCTCACGGGTGGAGCCACCCTTCTCAGGGAAGAACGCCTCCGGGTCGGTCTGGGCGCACAATGCGTTTTCCTGCCACGACA from Luteipulveratus halotolerans includes the following:
- a CDS encoding glycosyltransferase, whose amino-acid sequence is MTMIDARATAAATPGLDWSLAGEDSEASPLAVTALLVVQHARTSWLDRTLQALAALDEGPERLVLVDATPERSVRDLLDQRSDLADTFADVSVVTVPAHSAFAAIVDTAVEALPRPGEDAVVARRVRRRARKRDVRPRDKYEWLWLLHEDSAPAPGALAALLRVVSRSERIGIAGCKVVELSDPERLVNVGLDVTRTGRHVGGAMQGEPDQGQYDDRHDVLAVSSSGMLIRRDVYLSLGGFDPAFDGDGDGLDLCWRTHLLGHQVVVVPQARVSQDVGGTTVRSEPVDDVDARPSRTPRSLRRHGDSGLPAPQSARTLRRHRQVALARCSWLGLPVIALWTLLSCLVLGLVLLAVKRPRYALAELSQASAPFGLRRVLGARARFVGRARTRPTHLGALFVPLGAATHHAWDAVRDAVTPAPREPELLEDSARLEAGPEGDEAAELVQVRTTWGRRTARHAGLWMTIALVASTAVWWRGLLTSDALRGTAQGLQGGELRSFDTDASGVRHLWSDHWVGAGLGSDLPEQPFLPVLSVLARAVQALPWVDDTTTAATAVAWLLVLAVPLSGVSAYVAGRAVTRAQWPRAVAGLAWAGLATLSTGVASGRLGPVVAHVLLPLALAGAFAVGRRTAAVPLTFATVLVTALLGAFAPVLLVAVSFVALGVLLVGTGWARLRAAVVLLGPWALLGPWTFDRLRADSRGLLAGPGALDTAAPAQPWQLALLHPGGPGSYLAVLSVPVVVLGVLGLIRRRPQHGRTTVGLGLLALLGLAAALAASHVIVTDAPGGARTPWPGPALDVTAAALIGAALLAGGDLFARPRWKAASRRVRVALVAGLVVALAWAGVVLTTVVSQGQPALTAADERVPAVARQMGLGERANRMLTISVDSDGSVSYALDGAETGLPARDLDVPVRTSPQLARGVASLLGPSTAGGGQAHRQLLDLDVGFVGVTGAGDRAALARSLQSVQGLSAMASNRSLSLWRVDAAVGAGGGSVPPSRLRLDLDGRPVLALPSSGPHARTVTRVPAGADGRRLVVSESGGWARRAVVTLDGRWLHPVAASAYPTYDVPASGGLLRVDPGAAHDRWRWVQGALLLVTIFLAVPFGNARSRRRA
- a CDS encoding WhiB family transcriptional regulator encodes the protein MQLISLHDDALAEDGELSWQENALCAQTDPEAFFPEKGGSTREAKKVCVGCEVRSECLEYALEHDERFGIWGGLSERERRKLKKRAV